In Duganella zoogloeoides, a single genomic region encodes these proteins:
- a CDS encoding polysaccharide deacetylase family protein, which yields MKTILNRLYADYLMPCRLPHYDALLGQARDHGYRQTSVRGWLHTLRNPNHSIGNGASQHRPVQPVLVHRHDIDTDLATARRMFEIEQRHGVRASYYFRLSTLDFGLMRAIEDYGSEASYHYEELATYAKRTHLKLPGEVRARLDQIRAEFEANFRRIEATLGRKLHTVASHGDFANRRLGITNCAVLDDSVLRARCGIDAECYDAELLSSFDLYISDKPAPRYFHPVAPQAALGKHRRICLLTHPSQWHAGWAANSHKNLVRALDAWRW from the coding sequence ATGAAAACCATCCTGAACCGGCTGTACGCCGACTACCTGATGCCGTGCCGGCTGCCGCACTACGACGCCCTGCTGGGGCAGGCGCGCGACCACGGTTACCGCCAGACCTCGGTGCGCGGCTGGCTGCACACGCTGCGCAATCCAAACCACAGTATCGGCAACGGCGCCAGCCAGCACCGGCCGGTGCAGCCGGTGCTGGTCCACCGCCACGACATCGACACCGATCTGGCCACGGCGCGCCGCATGTTCGAGATCGAGCAGCGCCACGGCGTGCGCGCCAGCTATTACTTCCGCCTGTCCACGCTGGACTTCGGCCTGATGCGCGCGATCGAGGACTACGGCAGCGAGGCCAGCTACCACTACGAGGAACTGGCCACTTACGCCAAGCGCACCCACCTGAAGCTGCCGGGCGAAGTGCGCGCGCGGCTGGACCAGATCCGCGCCGAATTCGAAGCCAACTTCCGGCGCATCGAGGCCACGCTGGGCCGCAAGCTGCACACGGTGGCCAGCCACGGCGACTTCGCCAACCGGCGCCTTGGCATCACCAATTGCGCGGTGCTCGACGACAGCGTGCTGCGCGCGCGCTGCGGCATCGACGCCGAATGCTACGACGCCGAATTGCTGTCCAGCTTTGACCTGTATATCAGCGACAAGCCGGCGCCGCGCTACTTCCACCCGGTGGCGCCGCAGGCGGCGCTGGGCAAGCACCGGCGCATCTGCCTGCTCACGCACCCGTCGCAATGGCACGCCGGCTGGGCCGCCAACAGCCACAAGAACCTGGTGCGCGCGCTCGACGCGTGGCGCTGGTAA
- a CDS encoding glycosyltransferase family 4 protein: protein MNILLINHYAGSTHHGMEYRPYYLAREWVRAGHRVRIVAASASHLRARAPQMDGRAVLDQQIDGIDYRWLAVPAYDSNGARRAANIGAFIARLYQQSKRLAAERPDLVIASSTYPADIWPARGIALAAGARLVFEVHDLWPLSPIELGGMSPRHPFIRVMQAAEDYACRHADTVISILPHAGGHMAAHGMAPHKLHVVPNGVVPAEWEAALTPLPGPVATLLARLRAQGRTLIGYAGSHGAANALDTLLDAASLLRGQPLAFVLAGAGPHKQELQRRVDVDGLHHVHFLTPLPKPCMPALLGSFDIAYLGWRRQPLYRYGISPNKLGDYLMAARPVIHAVDAANDTVADAGCGLSIAPEDPDALAAAITHMASLPPSQRQELGQRGATYARSYLDYRLLAQRYLDACCRAGQPNARTGVQQHAIPGTTGHSRR from the coding sequence ATGAACATCCTGCTGATCAACCACTATGCCGGCTCGACCCACCATGGCATGGAATACCGCCCCTACTACCTGGCGCGTGAATGGGTGCGCGCCGGCCACCGGGTGCGCATCGTGGCGGCCAGCGCCTCGCACCTGCGCGCGCGCGCGCCGCAGATGGATGGCCGCGCGGTACTGGACCAGCAAATCGACGGCATCGACTACCGCTGGCTGGCCGTGCCAGCTTACGACAGCAACGGCGCGCGGCGCGCGGCCAATATCGGCGCCTTCATTGCGCGCCTGTACCAGCAGTCGAAGCGGCTGGCGGCCGAGCGGCCCGACCTGGTGATCGCCTCGAGCACCTACCCGGCCGATATCTGGCCCGCGCGCGGCATCGCCCTGGCAGCCGGCGCCCGGTTGGTGTTCGAGGTACACGACCTGTGGCCGCTCTCGCCGATCGAACTCGGCGGCATGTCGCCGCGCCATCCGTTCATCCGGGTGATGCAGGCGGCCGAAGACTACGCCTGCCGCCACGCCGACACCGTGATTTCGATCCTGCCCCACGCGGGCGGCCACATGGCGGCGCACGGCATGGCGCCGCACAAGCTGCACGTGGTGCCCAACGGCGTGGTGCCGGCCGAATGGGAAGCAGCGCTGACGCCGCTGCCCGGACCGGTAGCCACGCTGCTTGCGCGCCTGCGCGCCCAGGGCCGCACGCTGATCGGCTACGCGGGCAGCCATGGCGCCGCCAACGCGCTCGACACGCTGCTCGACGCCGCCAGCCTGCTGCGCGGCCAGCCGCTGGCCTTTGTATTGGCCGGCGCCGGTCCGCACAAGCAGGAACTGCAACGGCGCGTGGACGTGGACGGCCTGCACCACGTGCACTTCCTCACGCCGCTGCCCAAGCCCTGCATGCCGGCGCTGCTGGGCAGTTTCGACATCGCCTACCTGGGCTGGCGGCGCCAACCGCTGTACCGCTACGGCATCTCACCCAACAAGCTGGGCGACTACCTGATGGCGGCGCGCCCCGTGATCCACGCGGTGGACGCGGCCAACGATACGGTGGCCGATGCCGGCTGCGGCCTGAGCATCGCCCCCGAAGACCCGGATGCACTGGCCGCCGCCATCACCCACATGGCCAGCCTGCCGCCGTCACAACGCCAAGAACTGGGCCAGCGCGGCGCCACCTACGCCCGCAGCTACCTCGATTACCGGTTGCTGGCGCAGCGCTACCTCGATGCCTGCTGTCGCGCCGGCCAGCCCAATGCTCGCACCGGGGTGCAGCAACACGCGATACCAGGCACCACCGGCCATAGCAGGCGATAA
- a CDS encoding DegT/DnrJ/EryC1/StrS family aminotransferase — translation MTTPPDDFLPFALPDLGHEEAAAVLECLQSGWITSGPVSRQFEQEFAAYLGGGVHAIAVNSATAGLHLALEAFGIGPGDEVIVPTMTFTATAEVVRYLGADAVIVDVDPHTLCLQPEAIAAAITSNTRAVIPVHYGGLACDIDAIVALAHRHGLRVIEDAAHAFPTTLRGRLVGTLDSDAAVFSFYANKTMTTGEGGMVVCRDADIARRVRVMRLHGISEDAFDRFVSRRPAWFYQVIAPGFKYNLTDIAAAIGRAQLRKIDGFLARRQQLARRYTECLADLPLTLPRDAPAGSQHAWHLYPVRLTADAPLARDRLIEQLSEQGIGTSVHYIPLHRQPYWRDRYGLRPEQFPHAEASYHAQLTLPLYTAMADAGQARVIATLTELLC, via the coding sequence ATGACCACGCCCCCAGATGACTTTCTCCCCTTCGCCCTCCCCGACCTGGGCCATGAAGAAGCCGCCGCCGTGCTCGAGTGCCTGCAATCGGGCTGGATCACCAGCGGGCCGGTCAGCCGCCAGTTCGAGCAGGAGTTTGCCGCCTACCTGGGCGGTGGCGTGCACGCCATCGCGGTCAATTCCGCCACGGCCGGCTTGCACCTGGCGCTCGAAGCGTTCGGTATCGGTCCCGGCGACGAAGTGATCGTGCCCACCATGACCTTCACCGCCACCGCCGAAGTGGTGCGCTACCTGGGCGCCGATGCGGTGATCGTCGATGTCGATCCGCACACGCTGTGCTTGCAGCCCGAGGCCATCGCCGCCGCCATCACGTCCAACACGCGCGCCGTGATCCCGGTCCACTACGGCGGCCTGGCCTGCGACATCGACGCCATCGTGGCACTGGCGCACCGCCACGGGCTGCGCGTGATCGAGGACGCCGCCCACGCCTTTCCCACCACGCTGCGCGGGCGCCTCGTAGGCACGCTGGACAGCGATGCCGCCGTGTTCAGCTTCTACGCCAACAAGACCATGACCACCGGCGAAGGCGGCATGGTGGTGTGCCGCGACGCGGACATCGCGCGCCGGGTGCGGGTGATGCGCCTGCACGGCATCAGCGAAGACGCCTTCGACCGTTTCGTCTCGCGCCGGCCGGCCTGGTTTTACCAGGTGATCGCGCCCGGCTTCAAATACAACCTCACCGATATCGCCGCCGCCATCGGCCGCGCGCAGCTGCGCAAGATCGACGGCTTTCTGGCGCGCCGCCAGCAACTGGCGCGTCGCTACACCGAATGCCTGGCGGACCTGCCATTGACCCTGCCGCGCGATGCGCCGGCCGGCAGCCAGCACGCCTGGCACCTGTACCCGGTGCGCCTGACTGCCGACGCGCCACTGGCGCGCGACCGCCTGATCGAGCAGTTGTCGGAACAGGGCATCGGCACCAGCGTCCACTACATTCCGCTGCACCGCCAGCCGTACTGGCGCGACCGCTACGGGCTGCGCCCCGAGCAGTTTCCCCACGCCGAAGCCAGCTACCACGCGCAGCTGACGCTTCCCCTGTACACCGCCATGGCCGATGCCGGCCAGGCCCGCGTGATCGCCACCCTGACGGAGTTGCTATGCTAG
- a CDS encoding sugar transferase: MLAKRLFDIAAALAGLLLLSPLLLLVAAWIRCDSPGPVLFRQRRVGRDGAPFQILKFRTMATGAERDGQLSLADDRRATRAGRWLRRHKLDELPQLVNVLRGDMSLVGPRPEVPRYVAHYPPAVRAVVLSVAPGITDWAALRFRNEGDILRQAADPEHAYLHQVLPVKLKYYVRYVQRRSFATDLQILLCTVATLLFGARRKRPLLRVLRSSRLAHSTRNGGQSVLIDWLRGLAALQVAAAHLRAQVFPGLSTVTDPPLWYQGLAFMTGFAHQAVLVFFVLSGWLVGGVFLDRSHDVPPSRALRDYALDRATRLWTVLLPAFLLMLALAWAGALPWVDASKAADTAVASVAANVGAAWSFSTLLGNLVDLQTLVVPPFGENFPLWSLANETWYYVLFPLLVIAARAGAAWLRLACAALALAVAALLGAAITGYFLVWLLGVAASRLRFDFSAVQRWLWRGALLVVAALLRLGGQDGDFTLSTLGPDLLLALLLVVCLCSVGRSRPAAAMAQTGAFLAGFSFTLYVVHIPLQRMLWAYRDGALLAPGEPASLAVYAAMLAVVLALAYLFHLPFEAQTGSLRRLLRRRLPGLEDIDRVVEAPPARRSIDAG; the protein is encoded by the coding sequence ATGCTAGCCAAACGCCTGTTCGATATCGCCGCTGCGCTGGCCGGCCTGCTGCTGCTGTCGCCATTGCTGTTGCTGGTGGCGGCCTGGATACGCTGCGACTCGCCGGGACCGGTGCTGTTTCGCCAACGCCGCGTGGGGCGAGACGGCGCGCCGTTCCAGATCCTCAAGTTCCGCACCATGGCCACTGGCGCGGAGCGCGACGGCCAGCTGTCGCTGGCCGACGACCGGCGCGCCACCAGGGCCGGGCGCTGGCTGCGGCGCCACAAGCTCGACGAACTGCCGCAACTGGTCAACGTGCTGCGCGGCGACATGAGCCTGGTGGGGCCGCGCCCCGAAGTGCCGCGCTACGTGGCCCACTATCCGCCAGCCGTACGCGCGGTCGTACTGTCGGTGGCGCCGGGCATTACCGACTGGGCCGCCCTTCGCTTTCGCAACGAGGGCGACATCCTGCGCCAGGCCGCTGACCCCGAACACGCCTATCTGCACCAGGTGCTGCCCGTAAAACTCAAATACTATGTGCGCTACGTGCAGCGCCGCAGCTTCGCCACCGACTTGCAGATTTTACTGTGCACGGTGGCCACCCTGCTGTTCGGCGCCCGCCGCAAGCGACCGCTGTTGCGTGTACTGCGCAGCAGCCGGCTGGCGCACAGTACACGCAACGGCGGACAGTCGGTGCTGATCGACTGGCTGCGCGGCCTGGCGGCCTTGCAGGTGGCGGCGGCCCACTTGCGCGCCCAGGTATTCCCCGGTCTGAGCACCGTGACGGATCCGCCCTTGTGGTACCAGGGGCTAGCGTTCATGACCGGCTTCGCGCACCAGGCGGTGCTGGTGTTTTTTGTGCTCAGCGGCTGGCTGGTGGGCGGCGTGTTCCTCGACCGCAGCCACGATGTGCCGCCGTCACGGGCGCTGCGCGACTATGCACTCGATCGTGCCACGCGGTTGTGGACCGTGCTGTTGCCGGCCTTTTTGCTGATGCTGGCACTGGCATGGGCCGGGGCGTTGCCGTGGGTCGATGCCAGCAAAGCCGCCGATACCGCTGTTGCCTCGGTTGCCGCAAACGTGGGTGCAGCGTGGTCGTTTTCCACGCTGCTGGGCAACCTGGTCGACTTGCAGACGCTGGTCGTGCCGCCTTTCGGCGAGAATTTTCCGCTCTGGAGTCTGGCCAACGAAACCTGGTATTACGTGCTGTTTCCGCTGCTGGTGATCGCAGCGCGCGCCGGCGCCGCCTGGCTGCGGCTCGCGTGCGCGGCGCTGGCACTTGCGGTGGCGGCGCTGCTGGGCGCGGCCATCACCGGCTACTTCCTGGTGTGGCTATTGGGTGTGGCGGCATCGCGCCTGCGTTTCGATTTCTCGGCAGTACAGCGCTGGCTGTGGCGCGGCGCGCTGCTGGTGGTCGCTGCGCTGCTGCGCCTTGGCGGACAGGATGGCGACTTCACCTTGTCCACCTTGGGACCGGACCTGTTGCTGGCGTTGCTGCTGGTCGTGTGCTTGTGCAGCGTGGGGCGTAGCCGTCCGGCAGCGGCGATGGCGCAGACCGGGGCTTTTCTGGCCGGCTTCTCGTTCACCCTGTACGTCGTGCATATTCCGTTGCAGCGCATGTTGTGGGCGTACCGCGATGGCGCGCTGCTGGCGCCGGGGGAACCGGCCAGCCTGGCGGTGTATGCCGCCATGCTGGCCGTGGTGCTGGCATTGGCGTATCTGTTTCACCTGCCGTTCGAAGCACAAACGGGCAGTCTGCGACGGCTGCTACGCCGGCGCTTGCCGGGCCTCGAAGACATCGATCGCGTCGTTGAAGCGCCGCCTGCACGGCGCTCCATCGACGCGGGGTGA
- a CDS encoding DUF1565 domain-containing protein: MKLSVNYLSQTAGATACMVLLAACGGGQSDSASQAPGMTLAATTQVSDEPAADASYNAAATALYVATTGADSNPGTSAKPFKTIARAAQAATPGTVVHVAPGVYEGGFRTSTSGTPTARIRYVSDTRWGAKIVPPATSANAVAWDNRGSYVDIDGFEVDGSAHKAGTRWAVGLYTAGSFGTVTNSHVHHVGQGACASGGGIGADSYYKGASNDVLANVVHDIGAAGCKTMFGVFVNSADSDVKNNLIYGVSQAGVQLWHDAARVSVSHNTIFAAHTGIVVGGGDPYVSSGVNDYSRVANNIVVDTQYGVVEQGNVGSNNTYTNNLMHQQTAYPYLLIKGVAVATIAAAPQFVNYVRTGGGDYQLQATSPAIDKGAAADATPTDLNGKARPAGAGPDIGAYEFNGAAPTPTPNPNPAPNPVPSTPNNLYVSTTGSDSNSGAQGSPLRTIARASALAKPNTTVHVAPGTYAGGFKTTTSGTAAGRIYYYSTTKWGAKIVPPANSSNNIAWDNRGNYVDIIGFEVDGSKLQGGTVWRSGLYTGGSYDVIRGNRVHHIANTLACNGSGASAIGVDSYYKGIKGDVINNFVHDIGPANCKYIQGIYVSTSGSVVGNVVYRVSEAAIHLWHDATNVIIANNTAVASGTGIVVGAGDFYNRSAPNDYTHVVNNIVYDNRYGITEQGSTGTHNTYRNNLVYQNSIYNISLKNGLKATGTVSADPQFVSYTRTGTPDLHVRASSPAKGKGTTDYAPATDIEGKPVTAPVTIGAYQ, translated from the coding sequence ATGAAATTATCTGTCAACTACCTGTCTCAAACCGCCGGCGCGACCGCGTGCATGGTGCTGCTGGCCGCGTGCGGCGGCGGCCAAAGCGATAGCGCCAGCCAGGCACCCGGCATGACGCTGGCTGCCACCACCCAGGTGTCGGACGAACCGGCAGCGGACGCCAGCTATAACGCTGCGGCCACTGCGTTGTACGTGGCAACCACTGGCGCCGACAGCAATCCCGGCACCAGCGCCAAGCCGTTCAAGACCATTGCGCGCGCCGCCCAGGCGGCTACGCCCGGCACCGTGGTGCACGTGGCGCCCGGCGTTTATGAAGGCGGCTTCCGCACCAGCACCAGCGGCACGCCGACGGCGCGCATCCGCTACGTGTCCGATACCAGGTGGGGCGCGAAGATCGTGCCGCCGGCCACGTCCGCCAATGCCGTGGCCTGGGACAACCGGGGCAGCTATGTCGATATCGACGGTTTCGAAGTCGATGGCAGTGCGCACAAGGCCGGCACGCGCTGGGCCGTGGGCCTGTACACTGCCGGCTCGTTCGGCACGGTGACCAACAGCCATGTGCACCACGTGGGCCAGGGCGCGTGCGCATCGGGCGGCGGCATCGGCGCCGACAGCTACTACAAGGGCGCCAGCAACGATGTACTGGCCAACGTGGTCCACGACATCGGCGCGGCCGGTTGCAAGACCATGTTCGGCGTGTTCGTCAACAGCGCCGACAGCGACGTCAAGAACAACCTGATCTACGGCGTGTCGCAGGCCGGGGTGCAGCTCTGGCACGATGCCGCGCGCGTGTCGGTGAGCCATAACACCATCTTTGCCGCCCATACTGGCATCGTGGTGGGCGGCGGCGATCCCTATGTGTCCAGCGGCGTCAACGATTATTCGCGGGTGGCCAACAACATCGTTGTCGACACCCAGTACGGCGTGGTCGAGCAGGGCAACGTGGGCAGCAACAACACATACACCAACAACCTGATGCACCAACAAACGGCCTATCCGTATTTGCTGATCAAGGGCGTCGCGGTGGCTACCATCGCGGCGGCGCCGCAGTTCGTCAATTACGTGCGCACCGGTGGCGGCGACTACCAGCTGCAAGCGACGTCGCCCGCGATCGACAAAGGCGCGGCCGCCGATGCCACGCCTACCGACCTGAACGGCAAAGCGCGTCCGGCCGGCGCCGGTCCCGACATCGGCGCCTACGAGTTCAACGGCGCCGCCCCGACGCCGACACCGAATCCCAATCCGGCGCCCAACCCGGTGCCATCGACGCCGAACAACCTGTACGTCTCGACCACGGGCTCGGACAGCAACTCCGGTGCGCAAGGCTCGCCGCTGCGCACCATCGCCCGCGCGTCCGCGCTGGCCAAGCCCAACACCACCGTGCACGTGGCGCCGGGCACCTACGCCGGCGGCTTCAAGACCACTACCAGCGGTACGGCAGCCGGCCGCATCTACTACTATTCGACCACCAAGTGGGGCGCCAAGATCGTGCCGCCGGCCAATTCCAGCAATAACATTGCCTGGGACAATCGTGGCAACTACGTCGATATCATCGGCTTCGAAGTCGATGGCAGCAAGCTGCAGGGCGGTACCGTGTGGCGCAGCGGGCTGTACACGGGCGGTTCATATGACGTGATTCGAGGCAACCGCGTGCACCACATCGCCAACACGCTGGCGTGCAACGGCAGTGGCGCCTCGGCCATCGGTGTCGATTCGTACTACAAGGGCATCAAGGGCGACGTCATCAACAACTTCGTCCACGATATCGGTCCGGCCAATTGCAAGTACATCCAGGGCATCTACGTGAGCACGTCCGGCAGCGTGGTGGGCAATGTGGTGTACCGCGTGTCGGAAGCGGCGATCCACCTGTGGCACGATGCGACCAATGTCATCATCGCCAACAACACGGCGGTCGCTTCCGGCACCGGCATCGTGGTGGGTGCGGGCGACTTCTACAACCGCAGCGCGCCCAACGACTACACGCATGTCGTCAACAACATCGTGTACGACAACCGCTACGGCATCACCGAGCAGGGCTCGACCGGTACTCACAACACTTACCGCAACAACCTGGTGTACCAGAACAGCATCTACAACATCAGCCTGAAGAACGGGTTGAAGGCGACCGGTACGGTATCGGCCGATCCGCAATTCGTCAGCTACACGCGTACCGGCACGCCGGACTTGCATGTGCGCGCGTCGTCGCCGGCCAAGGGCAAGGGGACGACCGACTACGCGCCGGCGACCGACATCGAGGGCAAGCCGGTCACGGCCCCGGTGACCATCGGTGCGTATCAGTAA
- a CDS encoding GNVR domain-containing protein has translation MDAPRDADTSRMLRPLPGVAQPARLIEHPASPAPPDPTMLAWRAWFRALAARRWLIVAVTALCTLAALGYALVAPPVYQANMLLHVEEEQPNASKNILNEVSSLFETKKAAIAEMELLRSRLVVAPAVDTLRLYIHARPRYFPLGGEWIAQRRGGQLSVPGLFERGGYAWGSEKIDVAVFDVPSQWYGRQFRITALGGQRWRLADSAGRTLLEGRVGQLARREIPAAIEAVEAIAADSAGMARAAGKIEASPPDVVELLVTRLRGAPGTRYLLRRTSRLAALESVQRALQISEQGKLSGIISVTLQGSDPQQVYATLSEIGREYMRQNLARRTEEAQKTLAFLDRQLPVAKQQLEAAEASYNGFRSGHDTIDLTQEVRIALDTLAASQARRSTLVQKRAELLGRFTDEHPVLQAVAQQMRENDREIAALEARIKRLPRIEQEQVRLERDVKVSTNLYTELLNTAQQLRLMAVGSIGTVRMVDMPVAPENTLKPNRPLIVMLGMVSGVFLGALLALAWRAVRGGIDAAERIEALLGPNTVHATIPHSRSQDRLRRHARRARKSGLSRQADQQLPATDLLAQAVPDDAAAESLRAFRATLQFVLPHSRNNVVCCLGPTRDVGAAFVSVNLALLLAAGGQRTLLVDADLRDGTLHDHFGLDRAAGLADCLAGMLQPHQALRAEVAPRLDFIAAGGAAPHQAELLQPGLFTDALARLGTRYDVMLVTAPPVLTAADALVVGASAGSVFVVARAGVTTEVQLGAAVERLNHAGIAPRGVVFNDV, from the coding sequence ATGGATGCGCCACGCGATGCCGACACTTCCCGCATGCTGCGCCCGCTGCCAGGCGTGGCGCAGCCGGCCCGCCTGATCGAGCACCCGGCGTCGCCGGCACCGCCCGATCCGACCATGCTGGCCTGGCGCGCCTGGTTCCGTGCGCTGGCTGCACGGCGCTGGCTGATCGTGGCGGTCACCGCGCTGTGTACGCTGGCGGCGCTGGGCTATGCGCTGGTGGCGCCACCCGTCTATCAAGCCAATATGCTGTTGCACGTGGAGGAAGAGCAGCCCAACGCCTCGAAGAACATTCTCAACGAAGTGTCGTCGCTGTTCGAGACCAAGAAGGCGGCGATCGCCGAGATGGAACTGCTGCGCTCGCGGCTGGTGGTGGCGCCGGCAGTCGATACCCTGCGCCTCTACATCCACGCGCGGCCGCGCTATTTTCCGCTCGGCGGCGAGTGGATCGCCCAGCGCCGGGGCGGTCAGCTGTCGGTGCCCGGTCTGTTCGAGCGCGGCGGTTATGCATGGGGGAGCGAAAAGATCGACGTTGCCGTGTTCGATGTGCCCAGCCAGTGGTACGGCCGCCAGTTCCGTATCACCGCGCTCGGCGGCCAACGCTGGCGCCTGGCTGACAGCGCCGGCCGCACCTTGCTCGAGGGCAGGGTGGGGCAACTGGCGCGGCGGGAAATACCTGCCGCTATAGAGGCTGTGGAGGCCATAGCGGCGGATTCGGCCGGCATGGCAAGAGCAGCAGGAAAAATTGAGGCAAGCCCGCCGGACGTGGTGGAATTGCTGGTCACGCGGCTGCGCGGCGCGCCTGGCACACGTTATCTGCTGCGCCGCACGTCGCGGCTGGCCGCGCTCGAGAGCGTGCAGCGCGCGTTGCAGATTTCCGAGCAGGGCAAGCTGTCGGGCATTATTTCGGTCACCTTGCAGGGCAGCGATCCGCAGCAGGTGTATGCCACGCTGAGCGAGATCGGCCGCGAATACATGCGGCAAAACCTGGCGCGCCGCACCGAGGAGGCGCAAAAGACGCTGGCCTTCCTTGATCGCCAGTTGCCGGTGGCCAAGCAGCAACTGGAAGCGGCCGAGGCCAGCTACAACGGCTTTCGCAGCGGCCACGACACCATCGACCTGACCCAGGAAGTGCGTATCGCGCTCGATACGCTGGCGGCGTCGCAGGCGCGGCGCAGCACGCTGGTGCAAAAGCGTGCCGAGCTGCTGGGTCGCTTCACCGACGAGCACCCGGTGTTGCAGGCGGTGGCGCAGCAAATGCGCGAGAACGACCGCGAGATCGCCGCGCTGGAAGCCCGCATCAAGCGCTTGCCCCGCATCGAGCAGGAGCAGGTGCGGCTCGAGCGCGACGTCAAGGTCAGCACCAACCTGTACACCGAGTTGCTCAACACGGCGCAGCAGCTGCGGTTGATGGCGGTGGGCAGCATCGGTACCGTGCGCATGGTGGACATGCCGGTAGCGCCCGAGAACACGCTGAAACCCAACCGGCCGCTGATCGTGATGCTCGGCATGGTGAGCGGCGTGTTCCTCGGCGCGCTGCTGGCGCTGGCCTGGCGCGCCGTGCGCGGTGGCATCGACGCCGCCGAACGTATCGAGGCGCTGCTGGGACCGAACACGGTGCACGCAACCATACCCCACAGCCGCAGCCAGGACCGGCTGCGCCGGCACGCGCGGCGCGCGCGCAAAAGTGGCCTCTCTCGCCAAGCCGACCAGCAGTTGCCAGCCACGGATCTGCTGGCACAAGCCGTACCTGACGATGCCGCCGCTGAAAGCCTGCGCGCCTTCCGCGCCACGTTGCAATTCGTGCTGCCGCACAGCCGCAACAATGTCGTGTGCTGCCTGGGCCCCACCCGCGATGTCGGCGCGGCCTTTGTCTCGGTCAACCTGGCGCTGCTGCTGGCGGCCGGCGGCCAGCGCACGCTGCTGGTCGATGCCGATCTGCGCGACGGCACGCTGCACGACCACTTCGGCCTCGATCGCGCGGCCGGGTTGGCCGATTGCCTGGCCGGCATGTTGCAGCCTCACCAGGCGCTGCGCGCCGAGGTGGCGCCACGGCTCGACTTCATCGCTGCTGGTGGCGCCGCTCCGCACCAGGCCGAGTTGTTGCAGCCGGGACTGTTTACCGACGCACTGGCGCGGCTCGGCACACGATACGACGTGATGCTGGTGACGGCACCACCGGTGCTGACGGCCGCCGACGCGCTGGTGGTGGGCGCCAGCGCCGGCTCCGTGTTCGTGGTGGCGCGTGCTGGTGTCACTACCGAGGTCCAGTTGGGAGCTGCGGTCGAGCGCCTCAACCACGCCGGCATCGCGCCGCGCGGCGTGGTATTCAACGATGTTTGA